A window of the Phaseolus vulgaris cultivar G19833 unplaced genomic scaffold, P. vulgaris v2.0 scaffold_45, whole genome shotgun sequence genome harbors these coding sequences:
- the LOC137817407 gene encoding uncharacterized protein, whose protein sequence is MLRISDEDENTVIEFQKLYPEAKEEGFGRIFRSPSIFEDAVKSLLLCYSSWQRTLKMAKSLCGLKLQLSRSNRKKQQLVGNFPTSKELVEIGETNLQKQCRLGMRAGYIMKLAKKVEKNSVMEKLEKEKSCWLAYSILDEFKGFGPFSTATTLMCMGIYEKVPTDTETKALLKQVYGIRSSRNVPLHKVEEIYGKYTPFQCIAYWFELVQNYEKRYGRLSELDESKYHTITGVYSKKRKRPRKR, encoded by the exons ATGCTAAGGATAAGTGATGAAGATGAAAACACAGTGATTGAGTTTCAAAAGCTTTATCCAGAAGCTAAAGAAGAAGGTTTTGGTAGAATATTTCGATCTCCTTCTATTTTTGAAGATGCTGTTAAGTCTCTGCTTCTTTGCTATTCCTC GTGGCAGCGAACCTTAAAAATGGCTAAATCTCTGTGTGGGCTTAAATTACAGTTAAGCAGATCAAATAGAAAAAAGCAGCAACTGGTAGGGAATTTTCCTACTTCAAAGGAACTTGTGGAAATTGGTGAAACTAATTTGCAAAAGCAGTGTCGTCTAGGAATGAGAGCAGGATACATTATGAAATTGGCTAAAAAAGTAGAGAAAAATTCTGTTATGGAAAAACTTGAAAAGGAAAAGAGTTGTTGGTTAGCGTACTCTATATTAGATGAGTTTAAAGGGTTTGGTCCATTTTCCACTGCAACAACCCTAATGTGCATGGGAATCTATGAGAAGGTTCCAACTGATACCGAAACAAAAGCCCTCCTAAAACAG GTATATGGGATTCGCAGCTCTAGAAATGTACCACTTCATAAAGTTGAAGAAATTTATGGAAAATATACACCATTTCAGTGTATTGCATATTg GTTTGAGCTTGtacaaaattatgaaaaaaggtATGGGAGATTAAGTGAGTTAGATGAATCTAAGTATCATACTATTACTGGAGTCTATTCTAAGAAGAGGAAAAGACCGCGCAAACGCTGA